From Shewanella yunxiaonensis, the proteins below share one genomic window:
- a CDS encoding DUF2750 domain-containing protein produces MNELSPVVQSFLAKVSEFQQLWGLQDPDNEEWLVCDSAQFEEADVMPLWSEQALAQSHCNEDWAGFIPAAISVDEFLEYWVDDLNQDDVLVGIDWRSDDDCEEIEAFEIGQLLADVEAEED; encoded by the coding sequence ATGAATGAATTAAGTCCGGTAGTGCAAAGCTTTCTCGCTAAAGTCAGTGAGTTTCAACAGCTGTGGGGGCTGCAAGATCCCGATAATGAAGAATGGTTGGTATGCGACTCTGCTCAATTTGAAGAAGCCGACGTCATGCCATTATGGTCAGAACAAGCTCTGGCACAAAGTCATTGCAATGAAGACTGGGCGGGATTTATTCCGGCAGCCATCAGTGTTGATGAGTTTCTCGAATATTGGGTTGACGATCTTAACCAAGACGATGTTTTAGTTGGCATTGATTGGCGTAGCGATGATGACTGTGAGGAAATCGAAGCCTTTGAGATCGGCCAGTTACTGGCAGATGTTGAAGCTGAAGAGGACTGA
- a CDS encoding lytic murein transglycosylase, producing the protein MLSWFALVWAVQACAAPTAADIDAAAARVEADFPQCIASFSAKARSEGVSDDTIKTHLQNLQFVRRVIELDRQQPEFTQTFAGYFNQRVTDWRVNKGHELLAENRVFLNKLMEKYGVPPQYLLAFWGMETNFGGYKGKMPVLDSLATLACDHRRSEFFTTELMTAIKLSQRYGFPASEMQGSWAGAMGHTQFMPSAYASYAVDADGDGKADLWNSTEDALASAANFLQHLGWQRNERWGREVKLPAKFDYSLLGQQKSLTEWQQSGITLAEGGQLPQADMQARLYLPAGHQGPAFLGYANFDVIKRWNRSDFYAISVGHLADRIVGAGKLVKAPPQQPRLSHIQIKALQQKLNELGFDTGKPDGILGSNSRSSLQAFQKSRGLIADGFPDQNTFKALGL; encoded by the coding sequence ATTCTTTCCTGGTTTGCGTTAGTGTGGGCTGTTCAGGCATGTGCTGCACCCACTGCTGCCGATATTGATGCTGCCGCGGCTCGCGTCGAAGCCGATTTTCCCCAGTGTATTGCCTCTTTTTCTGCAAAAGCCCGTAGCGAAGGCGTATCCGATGACACCATCAAGACTCACTTACAGAATTTGCAGTTTGTCAGGCGCGTGATAGAGCTCGATCGGCAACAACCGGAATTTACCCAGACCTTTGCCGGTTATTTCAATCAGCGTGTGACGGATTGGCGTGTTAACAAGGGTCACGAACTGTTAGCTGAAAATCGAGTGTTTTTAAACAAGTTGATGGAAAAATATGGTGTTCCGCCGCAGTATCTATTGGCGTTTTGGGGCATGGAAACTAATTTTGGTGGCTATAAAGGTAAAATGCCGGTGTTAGACTCGCTGGCAACTTTGGCCTGTGATCATCGACGTAGTGAGTTTTTCACTACGGAATTGATGACCGCGATTAAATTGAGTCAGCGTTATGGTTTCCCAGCGTCAGAAATGCAGGGCTCTTGGGCCGGGGCGATGGGCCATACCCAATTTATGCCAAGTGCTTATGCCAGTTATGCCGTGGATGCCGACGGCGATGGCAAAGCTGACTTATGGAATAGCACTGAAGACGCGTTGGCTTCAGCCGCCAACTTCTTGCAGCATCTCGGTTGGCAACGCAATGAACGTTGGGGGCGTGAAGTTAAACTTCCTGCGAAATTTGACTACAGTTTGCTCGGACAACAAAAGTCTCTGACAGAGTGGCAACAATCGGGGATAACCCTGGCTGAAGGTGGGCAACTGCCGCAGGCTGATATGCAAGCTCGACTCTACCTACCGGCAGGTCATCAAGGCCCTGCGTTTCTTGGCTATGCGAATTTTGATGTTATCAAACGTTGGAATCGTTCGGATTTCTATGCCATTAGTGTTGGCCACTTGGCGGATCGTATTGTCGGTGCCGGCAAATTAGTAAAAGCACCACCTCAACAACCACGACTTAGCCATATACAGATCAAGGCGTTGCAGCAAAAGCTCAACGAATTGGGTTTCGATACCGGTAAGCCGGACGGTATTCTGGGCAGTAACTCCCGTAGCAGTTTACAGGCGTTTCAAAAAAGCAGAGGGCTGATTGCCGACGGTTTTCCTGATCAGAATACCTTCAAAGCACTCGGGTTATAG
- a CDS encoding WYL domain-containing protein: protein MEPLQELSHGQRQRLAFIDFCLQYFGQISRQDLIGKFATGLAAATRDFALYRELAPSNMKLVHPSRHYQRLPTFNALFHHDAEVVLGGLARGFGDGLSQPLIPSQVCVDAAKLIHPDTEVIAALMRAIQQGEVLTVDYVSTSSGESHRQIVPHALVNNGQRWHVRAFDRQSQQFTDFVVTRIKTVTTYEDVAKPAEQPAADSAWATNIELILIPHPGLTHPEAIMLDYRMQDGELHLSTNAALAGYLLRGWSVDCSSKHQISSGVCQLALKNLEVLATIEHLAIVPGAGH, encoded by the coding sequence ATGGAACCCTTGCAAGAACTGAGTCATGGTCAGCGCCAACGACTGGCCTTTATTGATTTTTGTCTCCAGTATTTCGGACAAATAAGCCGCCAGGATCTGATCGGTAAATTTGCCACCGGACTGGCAGCGGCGACACGTGACTTTGCGCTTTATCGGGAGTTAGCACCGAGTAATATGAAGCTGGTGCATCCATCACGCCACTATCAACGATTGCCCACGTTTAACGCTTTATTTCATCACGATGCTGAGGTCGTCTTAGGTGGCTTGGCCCGCGGATTTGGTGATGGATTATCGCAGCCATTGATTCCCAGTCAGGTGTGTGTCGATGCGGCAAAGTTGATCCATCCGGACACCGAGGTTATTGCCGCGTTGATGCGAGCAATTCAACAAGGAGAAGTACTGACGGTGGATTATGTGTCGACGTCCTCTGGAGAAAGTCACCGTCAGATTGTACCGCATGCTCTGGTTAACAATGGTCAGCGCTGGCACGTGCGGGCATTTGATCGTCAATCACAGCAGTTTACCGATTTTGTCGTGACGCGGATTAAGACTGTAACCACGTATGAAGATGTTGCCAAACCGGCAGAACAACCTGCTGCCGACAGCGCCTGGGCCACTAACATTGAGTTGATACTCATCCCACATCCTGGGCTAACGCATCCCGAAGCAATTATGCTGGACTACCGGATGCAGGATGGCGAATTGCACTTGAGCACTAATGCCGCGCTGGCCGGTTATCTGCTGCGTGGCTGGAGTGTCGATTGTTCGTCCAAACATCAAATTAGCTCTGGAGTGTGTCAGTTAGCATTAAAAAATCTCGAGGTGCTGGCTACAATAGAACACTTAGCGATCGTACCTGGCGCAGGTCACTAA
- a CDS encoding FKBP-type peptidyl-prolyl cis-trans isomerase, translating into MSISKDKVVQLNYTLKDEQGAVIESNEGQDAIAYLHGHNNMMPGVEKALEGKDTGDKFTVTLPAIETYGERIANAEQRVSVKHLMGAKVWKPGMIAVVNTEQGQRQVTVLKVGKFMVTVDTNHPLAGRELTFDLEVKDVRDATAEEVAHGHAHGDGGHHH; encoded by the coding sequence ATGAGTATTTCCAAGGATAAAGTCGTTCAGCTGAACTATACGCTGAAAGATGAGCAGGGCGCGGTGATTGAAAGCAACGAAGGGCAGGATGCTATCGCCTATTTACACGGGCATAACAATATGATGCCCGGCGTAGAGAAAGCCCTAGAAGGCAAAGATACTGGCGATAAATTTACCGTGACTTTGCCAGCGATTGAAACTTATGGCGAGCGTATTGCCAATGCAGAGCAGCGAGTTTCTGTTAAACATCTGATGGGCGCTAAAGTATGGAAGCCTGGGATGATCGCGGTGGTCAACACAGAACAGGGACAACGGCAGGTCACCGTACTGAAAGTTGGCAAATTTATGGTGACTGTAGATACCAATCATCCGCTGGCCGGACGTGAGTTGACTTTTGATCTCGAAGTTAAAGATGTTCGCGATGCTACTGCGGAAGAAGTCGCTCATGGTCACGCTCATGGTGATGGCGGCCATCACCATTAA
- a CDS encoding M1 family metallopeptidase: protein MSLFSLKRSRAVWLTLSLLLLSPLANAVVTDEFSYANTQDVQTRHIDLQLTLDFTQKQIRGTTTLDLKWLHPKAPLILDTRDLTITKVEGLTSNGDWQPLKFTLAAKDPVLGQKLTIDTEALQPQQVRIAHLSSPDASGLQWLTAAQTLGKKQPFLFSQNEAIHARSWMPLQDTPSIRASYAATITAPKGLTVLMSADRHPVSDTVTRFVMPQAIPSYLIAIAAGNLKFAAFDARSGVWAEPEQLKQAQYEFADTPKMIDTVEQRYGHYRWGRYDLLILPPSFPFGGMENPKLSFITPTLIAGDRSLVSVIAHELAHSWSGNLVTNACWRDIWLNEGFTSYVENRVVEDLYGVERAKMERTISYGELLKEIKDLPVALTSLHPDLKGLDPDTSFSDIPYTKGQLFLVYLEQKFGRKHFDAFVKQYFAHFAFQSIDTETFENYLEQHLLSVYPGTVAKEEIDTWLYGEGMPASTPIPTSDSFKPVEAARTAWLAGSKKLNQLSTKDWNAQQWLHFLNQMPAKASANALSLAQLQQLDQQFDFSHTGNDEIAFSWFSLALDYGDYAVKPALGEYLNRIGRLRLVKPLYEKLAASPEKAWGKQIFEQAKAAYHPLTISVIAPLFK, encoded by the coding sequence TTGTCATTATTCTCTTTAAAACGCTCACGCGCAGTGTGGCTGACATTGTCACTTCTCTTGCTGTCGCCGCTGGCTAACGCAGTAGTGACTGATGAATTCAGTTATGCGAATACCCAGGATGTGCAAACCCGCCACATCGACTTGCAACTCACGCTGGATTTCACTCAAAAGCAGATCCGCGGCACGACGACATTAGATCTCAAATGGTTGCATCCCAAAGCCCCATTAATTCTTGATACACGTGACCTGACGATCACCAAAGTTGAGGGGCTCACTAGCAATGGTGACTGGCAGCCGCTTAAGTTCACACTGGCAGCGAAAGACCCGGTACTAGGACAAAAACTCACCATAGATACGGAAGCATTGCAGCCACAACAAGTACGCATCGCCCATTTAAGCTCACCCGATGCCAGTGGGTTGCAATGGCTGACGGCGGCGCAAACACTTGGCAAAAAGCAACCGTTTCTGTTCAGTCAAAACGAAGCTATTCACGCACGCAGCTGGATGCCATTGCAGGATACACCGTCTATCCGCGCTAGCTACGCCGCGACCATTACCGCCCCCAAAGGGTTGACCGTATTAATGAGCGCTGACCGGCATCCGGTCAGTGATACCGTTACCCGCTTTGTAATGCCACAGGCGATCCCGTCATACTTAATCGCTATCGCCGCAGGTAACCTCAAATTTGCAGCTTTCGATGCACGTTCCGGTGTCTGGGCGGAGCCAGAGCAGTTAAAGCAGGCGCAATATGAATTCGCAGATACGCCTAAAATGATCGACACCGTCGAACAGCGTTATGGTCATTATCGCTGGGGACGCTATGACTTATTGATCCTTCCGCCTAGCTTTCCCTTCGGCGGTATGGAAAACCCTAAACTGTCGTTTATCACGCCGACATTAATTGCCGGGGACCGCAGTCTGGTTAGCGTAATTGCGCACGAACTGGCACATTCATGGTCTGGAAATCTGGTTACAAACGCCTGCTGGCGCGATATCTGGTTAAATGAAGGCTTTACCAGCTATGTAGAAAACCGCGTGGTGGAAGATCTGTACGGCGTTGAACGCGCTAAAATGGAACGCACCATTTCCTATGGGGAATTGTTGAAAGAGATAAAAGATCTGCCGGTGGCACTCACCTCTTTACATCCTGATCTTAAAGGGCTGGATCCAGACACTTCCTTTAGCGATATTCCTTATACCAAGGGTCAGCTATTTCTGGTCTATCTGGAACAAAAATTTGGTCGTAAACATTTCGATGCTTTCGTGAAACAGTATTTTGCGCATTTTGCCTTCCAAAGCATTGATACTGAGACCTTTGAGAACTACCTGGAGCAACATCTCCTGTCGGTTTATCCGGGTACAGTTGCCAAAGAGGAGATCGATACTTGGTTGTACGGTGAAGGCATGCCAGCCTCAACGCCGATCCCTACCTCTGATTCATTCAAACCTGTTGAAGCGGCCAGAACCGCTTGGCTCGCCGGCAGCAAAAAACTTAATCAGTTATCAACCAAAGATTGGAATGCCCAGCAATGGTTACATTTTCTGAATCAAATGCCGGCTAAAGCCAGCGCAAATGCGTTAAGCTTGGCCCAATTACAACAGTTGGATCAGCAGTTTGATTTTAGCCATACCGGCAATGATGAAATCGCTTTCTCCTGGTTCTCATTGGCACTGGATTACGGTGACTATGCGGTCAAACCAGCATTAGGCGAATACCTTAACCGAATTGGCCGTTTGCGCCTGGTAAAACCCTTGTATGAAAAACTGGCGGCTTCACCAGAAAAAGCATGGGGAAAACAGATTTTTGAACAAGCGAAAGCGGCTTATCACCCTTTGACCATCAGCGTTATCGCACCACTGTTTAAATAA
- a CDS encoding DUF3389 family protein, with the protein MNLNFSTGRILLGQHELQVRLQASKVVMTVLPDDIRLLSDARLLLADAGAVRWQLTLDDNEQLQQIADFYGIEVE; encoded by the coding sequence ATGAATCTTAATTTTTCTACTGGTCGGATATTATTGGGACAGCATGAACTGCAGGTGCGTTTGCAAGCATCCAAAGTGGTTATGACCGTGTTGCCTGATGATATCCGACTGTTGTCAGATGCCAGATTGTTATTGGCTGATGCGGGGGCAGTTCGTTGGCAGTTGACGTTAGACGATAACGAACAACTGCAACAAATTGCCGATTTTTATGGGATAGAAGTCGAGTGA
- a CDS encoding glutathione S-transferase family protein — MGLLQQGRWVDQWYDTDNTGGEFLREDARFRHWVTTDGGAGPSGHSGFKAEANRYHLFVSLACPWAHRTLIFRALKDLQAIIPVTVVEPHMLENGWEFAGAHQSQSAHHIAGAEADPLFGSDYLYQLYLRAAPDYSGRVTVPVLWDTKTNTIVSNESADIIRMFNSAFNGLTGNTLDFYPKALRTEIDSLNSRIYRDINNGVYRAGFATSQQAYEQAFDQLFSTLDWLEQRLAQHRYLTGNQLTEADWRLFTTLIRFDAVYFGHFKTNRQRLQDYPQLSAYVRDLYQYPGIAETVNFEHIKQHYYYSHGEINPTRIVPKGPLQDFSLPHQRHRLES; from the coding sequence ATGGGGTTGCTGCAACAAGGGCGCTGGGTTGATCAATGGTATGATACTGATAACACTGGTGGAGAATTTTTACGCGAAGATGCGCGCTTCCGGCATTGGGTCACTACTGATGGCGGTGCTGGACCTAGTGGTCATAGTGGGTTCAAAGCTGAAGCCAATCGCTACCATCTGTTTGTGTCACTCGCGTGTCCATGGGCCCACCGCACATTGATTTTTAGAGCGTTAAAAGATCTGCAAGCCATTATCCCGGTGACTGTCGTCGAGCCTCACATGCTTGAAAATGGTTGGGAATTTGCCGGCGCCCATCAAAGCCAGAGTGCACACCATATCGCAGGCGCCGAAGCCGACCCACTATTTGGCAGTGATTATCTGTACCAGTTATATCTTAGAGCCGCCCCTGACTATTCTGGACGCGTAACGGTGCCCGTTTTGTGGGATACGAAAACCAATACCATCGTCAGTAACGAATCGGCGGATATTATCCGGATGTTTAACAGCGCTTTCAATGGACTGACCGGGAACACACTGGATTTCTATCCAAAGGCTCTGCGCACAGAAATAGATTCTCTCAATAGCCGCATTTATCGCGATATCAACAACGGAGTCTACCGGGCTGGCTTTGCGACCAGTCAACAAGCTTATGAACAAGCATTTGATCAGCTGTTTAGTACTCTTGATTGGTTGGAGCAACGCTTAGCTCAACACCGTTATTTGACTGGCAATCAGCTTACGGAGGCTGATTGGCGTCTGTTCACAACCTTGATCCGCTTTGATGCTGTGTATTTTGGTCATTTCAAAACCAACCGTCAGCGATTACAGGACTATCCGCAGCTATCTGCTTATGTGCGCGATCTGTATCAGTACCCCGGAATTGCTGAAACGGTGAATTTTGAACACATCAAACAGCATTACTACTATAGCCACGGCGAAATAAATCCCACGCGCATCGTTCCTAAAGGACCTTTGCAGGACTTTTCACTACCGCATCAACGGCATCGGTTAGAAAGCTGA
- a CDS encoding Hsp20 family protein, with product MRNYDLTPLYRSAIGFDRLARLAELAANNNGNAGYPPYNIELKGENHYRITMAVAGFAMEELEITSEGEKLVVKGTKNTEQPERQYLYQGIAERGFERTFQLADFVTVEGAHLENGLLNIELVREIPEAMKPRKIEIGAIDSKVLEGEATRQQDAKIAQAQPAA from the coding sequence ATGCGTAACTATGATTTGACCCCTCTTTATCGCAGTGCAATTGGTTTTGATCGCCTTGCCCGTTTAGCTGAGCTGGCTGCCAATAATAATGGCAATGCCGGTTATCCCCCTTATAACATTGAGCTGAAGGGCGAAAACCATTATCGCATTACTATGGCTGTAGCCGGGTTCGCGATGGAAGAGTTGGAGATTACCAGTGAAGGTGAAAAACTGGTGGTAAAAGGCACTAAGAATACTGAACAACCAGAACGTCAGTATTTGTACCAAGGTATTGCTGAACGGGGCTTTGAACGTACGTTCCAGTTGGCCGATTTTGTCACTGTAGAAGGTGCTCATCTGGAAAATGGCTTGCTGAATATTGAATTGGTCAGAGAGATCCCTGAAGCAATGAAACCGCGCAAAATTGAAATTGGTGCCATTGATAGCAAAGTGTTGGAAGGCGAAGCCACCCGTCAACAGGATGCTAAAATAGCGCAGGCACAACCTGCTGCCTAA
- the tehB gene encoding SAM-dependent methyltransferase TehB, translated as MEQLICYKSLPLWHKDSLPEDVMQKHNTTEGTWAQLEIKKGQLCLELLTDTGEVSDSAEFDVKHQPALIAPQQWHRIHSVTDDIECQLNFFCSAEDYYIKKQYDLSKTHSEVVAAIPYLQGDKALDLGCGHGRNSLYLNLKGYDVTSYDKNGESIAYLQQLIAQEALEGIQASQQDLAELQIEGDFDFILSTVVFMFLNPQTVPGLIAQMQQHTLPGGVNLIVSAMDTEDFPCSVGFPFTFKTNELLDYYEGWDIVKYNENVGELHKRDEQGNFIKLRFATLLARKPE; from the coding sequence ATGGAACAGTTGATTTGCTATAAGAGCCTACCGCTATGGCACAAGGATTCTTTGCCAGAAGATGTGATGCAGAAACACAACACAACTGAAGGGACCTGGGCGCAACTAGAGATCAAAAAAGGTCAGTTATGCCTCGAGTTACTGACCGACACTGGCGAGGTTAGTGATAGTGCTGAGTTTGATGTTAAACATCAGCCAGCATTAATCGCACCACAGCAGTGGCACCGCATTCACTCCGTGACTGATGACATTGAATGCCAATTAAATTTCTTCTGCAGTGCAGAAGATTACTATATTAAAAAGCAATACGATCTCAGCAAAACGCATTCAGAAGTGGTCGCCGCAATACCGTATTTGCAAGGTGACAAGGCGCTGGATCTGGGTTGTGGGCACGGCCGGAATAGTTTATATCTCAATCTTAAAGGCTATGATGTTACCAGCTATGACAAAAACGGCGAAAGCATCGCTTATTTGCAGCAGTTGATTGCACAAGAAGCACTGGAAGGCATTCAGGCAAGTCAGCAGGATCTGGCTGAATTGCAGATTGAAGGTGATTTCGATTTCATTCTGTCTACTGTGGTCTTTATGTTTCTCAATCCGCAGACCGTGCCAGGGCTGATCGCGCAGATGCAACAACATACTCTGCCTGGTGGTGTTAATTTGATTGTGTCAGCCATGGATACAGAAGACTTTCCCTGTTCTGTGGGTTTTCCCTTCACTTTTAAAACCAATGAATTGCTCGATTATTATGAAGGCTGGGACATCGTCAAATATAATGAAAATGTCGGTGAACTGCATAAACGCGATGAGCAGGGGAATTTCATCAAGTTACGGTTTGCAACCTTGCTGGCGCGTAAACCAGAGTAA
- the cysK gene encoding cysteine synthase A — protein sequence MSKIFQDNSYTIGNTPLVRLNRIGNGNILAKVESRNPSFSVKCRIGANMIWDAEKRGLLTKDKELIEPTSGNTGIALAYVAAARGYKLTLTMPNTMSLERRKLLKALGANLVLTEGAKGMKGAIEKAEEIRLTDPDKYIILQQFSNPANPEIHEKTTGPEIWNDTDGKVDVVIAGVGTGGTITGISRYIKKTQGKAITAVAVEPAESPVITQTLAGEPVQPGPHKIQGIGAGFIPGNLDLELIDRVETVASDDAIAMAHRLMKEEGILVGISSGAAVVAAARLAALPEFKDKTIVAILPSAAERYLSSPLFVGQFGDMENQQ from the coding sequence ATGAGCAAAATCTTCCAAGACAACTCTTATACCATTGGTAATACTCCGCTGGTACGCCTCAATCGAATCGGCAATGGCAACATTCTTGCCAAGGTGGAGTCCCGCAATCCGAGTTTCAGCGTTAAATGCCGTATCGGCGCCAATATGATTTGGGATGCTGAGAAGAGAGGTTTGCTCACCAAAGACAAAGAACTGATTGAACCGACTTCCGGTAATACCGGTATCGCCCTCGCCTATGTAGCGGCAGCCCGTGGTTATAAGCTGACGCTGACCATGCCTAACACCATGAGTCTCGAACGCCGCAAACTGCTGAAAGCACTTGGGGCTAACCTGGTGCTGACTGAAGGCGCTAAGGGCATGAAGGGCGCAATTGAAAAAGCCGAGGAAATCCGTTTAACCGATCCGGATAAGTACATTATTCTGCAACAGTTTTCTAATCCTGCTAACCCAGAAATCCACGAAAAGACTACTGGCCCAGAAATCTGGAACGACACTGACGGTAAAGTTGATGTCGTCATTGCTGGCGTCGGTACTGGTGGCACTATCACTGGGATCAGTCGTTATATTAAAAAGACTCAAGGCAAAGCGATCACCGCTGTTGCCGTAGAACCTGCAGAATCACCGGTAATTACTCAGACCCTGGCTGGCGAACCGGTGCAACCAGGTCCACATAAAATCCAAGGTATTGGTGCAGGCTTTATCCCAGGCAACTTGGATTTAGAGTTGATTGACCGTGTTGAAACTGTTGCCTCTGATGACGCAATCGCCATGGCGCATCGCCTGATGAAAGAGGAAGGGATTCTGGTGGGGATCTCTTCAGGTGCTGCAGTGGTGGCTGCCGCACGTCTGGCAGCGCTACCAGAATTCAAAGACAAAACCATTGTCGCCATTCTGCCGTCTGCCGCCGAACGTTATCTGTCATCTCCGCTGTTTGTTGGCCAGTTTGGTGATATGGAAAATCAGCAGTAA
- the cysZ gene encoding sulfate transporter CysZ → MPSSLNLKKSGISYFWDGLSLIKRPGLRRFVLIPLLVNLILFGFAIYFAVQQLDVVFGWIQSHLPDYLSWLNVILWPLAIVTLLILLSFIFSSVMNWISAPFNGLLAEKTEQLLTGKPLYTGGTLDLVKDLPRIFGREWQKLKYYLPRAIIVLLLFFVPVAGQTVFPVLWFFFSAWMMAIQYCDYPFDNHKVPFNDMKFALKQTKGASVSFGVAVTLFSMVPVLNFIVMPVAICGATAMWVDRYRATYRNAKVAPE, encoded by the coding sequence ATGCCATCTAGCCTCAACCTCAAAAAAAGTGGGATCAGCTACTTTTGGGATGGACTTAGTCTGATCAAACGTCCAGGATTACGGCGCTTTGTGTTAATCCCATTATTGGTAAATTTGATTCTTTTTGGCTTTGCCATCTATTTTGCAGTTCAGCAACTTGATGTCGTCTTTGGCTGGATCCAAAGTCACCTGCCGGATTATCTCAGTTGGCTCAATGTGATCCTTTGGCCTTTGGCAATTGTGACGTTATTGATACTGCTGTCGTTTATATTCAGTTCAGTGATGAATTGGATCTCTGCGCCATTTAACGGCTTGTTAGCGGAGAAAACCGAGCAACTATTGACGGGTAAACCGTTATATACAGGTGGCACTTTAGATTTAGTTAAGGATTTACCTCGTATATTTGGCCGCGAATGGCAGAAGCTTAAATATTACCTGCCGCGCGCTATTATTGTGCTGCTGCTATTTTTTGTTCCGGTTGCCGGACAGACGGTATTTCCGGTGCTCTGGTTTTTCTTCAGTGCCTGGATGATGGCAATCCAGTACTGCGATTACCCGTTTGATAATCATAAAGTCCCGTTTAACGACATGAAGTTTGCCCTCAAGCAAACCAAAGGGGCCAGTGTCAGTTTTGGCGTAGCGGTGACATTATTCTCAATGGTCCCCGTACTGAACTTCATCGTTATGCCTGTGGCCATTTGTGGCGCAACAGCTATGTGGGTTGACCGTTATCGAGCCACATACCGCAACGCCAAAGTCGCGCCAGAATAG